One Vigna unguiculata cultivar IT97K-499-35 chromosome 7, ASM411807v1, whole genome shotgun sequence genomic region harbors:
- the LOC114192537 gene encoding DNA mismatch repair protein MSH3, which translates to MGKQKQQVISRFFARKAKSPSPPSSPRSNPPTPKISATATFSPSKRRLKSLLTPPRKLQKLQEPSSPSLHQRFLHKFLEPSSPQHPPPPSSSTRPTYTPLEQQVLHLRAKHPDVLLMVEVGYRYRFFGQDAENAARVLGIYAHMDHNFLTASIPTFRLNVHVRRLVSAGYKVGVVRQTETAAIKAHGSNRSAPFGRGLSALYTKATLEAAPEIGGGEDGCSGESNYLLCVVEKSVVGEKGNCGVEGGADVRIGIVAVEISTGDVVYGEFCDGFLRSALEAVVVNLSPAELLLGDPLSKQTEKLLLDFAGPASNVRVERVSRDCFTDGGALSEIMTLYDNVHVDGQPDSLQNKNSREHKSQQLVIKEVLNMPDLSVQALALTIRHLKEFGFERILCSGASLRPLSNNTEMTLSANTLQQLEVLKNNNDGSEIGSLLQIMNHTLTIFGSRLLRQWVSHPLCDRTLISARLHAVSEIAECMGSCNGTNNLGVEDDLNVAIMQPELANILSLVLTTLGRAPDIQRGITRIFHCTASPSEFVAVIQAILSAGKQLQQLNIGEGNNTLRSNLLKRLILTASSDSIIANAAKMLSSLNTDSADQGDLTKLITASEGQFPEVTKARKDVKLAVQQLDSLIDLYRKLLKMQKLEFITVSGTTHLIELSTDVKVPSNWAKVNSTKKTIRYHPPEVVTELDRLSLAKEELGVACRAAWNSFLRDFSKHYAEFQAAVQALAALDCLYSLAILSRNKGYVRPVFVHDQEPVQIQICSGRHPVLETTLQENFVPNDTNLHADGEYCQIVTGPNMGGKSCYVRQVALIAIMAQVGSFVPASSAKLHVLDSIYTRMGASDSIQEGRSTFLEELSETSHILHCCTEHSLVIIDELGRGTSTHDGMAIAHATLHYLLKQKRSMVLFVTHYPKIASLSTEFPGSVAAYHVSHLTSHDASKNSNLDHDVTYLYKLAPGVSERSFGFKVAQLAQLPSHCISRALVMASKLEALVDSRMHSRSGKELLLDTPVISQEQEQEQLMAQPHHRLQEFGIAYKDFYLNLKAAIQDDDCAKSFQLLKHARSIAKKLIGS; encoded by the exons ATGGGAAAGCAAAAGCAACAAGTGATTTCGCGCTTCTTCGCTCGCAAAGCCAAATCTCCgtctcctccttcttctcccCGTTCCAACCCTCCCACTCCCAAAATCTCCGCCACCGCCACATTCTCCCCTTCCAAACGCCGCCTTAAGTCCCTACTCACACCCCCTCGCAAGCTCCAGAAGCTTCAAGAACCTTCTTCCCCTTCACTCCACCAACGCTTCCTCCACAAGTTTCTCGAACCTTCCTCCCCTCAACACCCTCCTCCCCCTTCCTCTTCCACACGCCCAACCTACACTCCCCTCGAACAGCAGGTCCTCCACCTCAGAGCCAAACACCCCGACGTTCTCCTCATGGTCGAGGTCGGTTATAGGTACCGTTTCTTCGGCCAAGACGCCGAAAACGCTGCCAGAGTCTTAGGCATTTACGCGCACATGGATCACAATTTCTTAACCGCTAGCATACCAACTTTTCGATTGAATGTCCACGTCAGGAGGCTCGTCAGTGCTGGGTATAAGGTCGGCGTGGTCCGGCAGACCGAGACTGCTGCCATCAAGGCCCACGGTTCCAACCGCTCTGCGCCGTTCGGGCGCGGGCTGTCGGCGCTTTACACTAAGGCCACGCTTGAGGCGGCGCCGGAGATTGGGGGAGGGGAGGACGGGTGTAGTGGAGAGAGTAATTACTTACTTTGTGTGGTGGAGAAAAGTGTTGTGGGGGAGAAGGGGAATTGTGGGGTGGAGGGTGGTGCTGATGTGAGGATTGGGATTGTTGCTGTGGAGATTTCGACCGGGGATGTTGTTTACGGGGAGTTTTGTGATGGTTTTCTGAGGAGTGCGCTTGAGGCCGTTGTTGTGAACTTGTCTCCGGCTGAGTTGCTTCTTGGGGACCCTCTTTCAAAGCAAACAGAAAAG TTATTGCTGGATTTTGCTGGACCTGCCTCGAATGTTCGTGTGGAGCGTGTTTCACGAGATTGCTTCACTGATGGGGGTGCTCTTTCTGAAATTATGACCTTGTATGATAACGTGCATGTAGACGGTCAACCAGATTCACTACAAAACAAGAATTCGAGGGAGCACAAAAGTCAGCAGTTAGTAATCAAG GAGGTGTTGAACATGCCAGATTTGTCTGTCCAAGCTTTGGCCTTAACTATTCGGCATTTAAAGGAATTTGGTTTTGAAAGAATTTTGTGTTCAGGAGCTTCTCTAAGGCCCTTGTCAAACAATACGGAAATGACCCTTTCAGCCAATACACTTCAACAACTGGAG gttttgaaaaataacaacGATGGATCTGAGATTGGTTCCTTGCTGCAAATTATGAATCATACTCTTACTATATTTGGTTCTAGACTTCTTAGGCAATGG GTATCTCACCCATTATGTGACCGAACCTTGATCTCTGCACGTCTTCATGCTGTATCTGAAATTGCAGAGTGCATGGGATCTTGTAATGGCACGAACAATCTTGGAGTTGAAGACGATCTCAATGTAGCAATCATGCAACCTGAGTTAGCAAACATTCTTTCATTGGTTTTGACAACTCTTGGCCGAGCACCTGATATACAACGTGGAATTACGAGAATTTTCCATTGTACTGCTTCCCCATCTGAG TTTGTTGCAGTAATTCAAGCTATTCTCTCTGCTGGAAAGCAGCTGCAACAACTTAACATAGGAGAGGGGAATAACACATTGCGCTCCAATCTgttaaaaaggttaattttgaCTGCTTCTTCTGACAGTATTATTGCTAATGCTGCAAAAATGTTGTCATCTTTAAACACAGACTCTGCTGATCAAGGAGATCTAACAAAATTGATCACTGCTTCGGAGGGACAGTTCCCAGAG GTCACTAAAGCTCGTAAGGATGTCAAGCTGGCAGTGCAACAATTAGATTCGTTGATTGACTTGTATCGCAAATTGCTTAAAATGCAAAAATTGGAATTTATTACTGTTTCTGGAACAACTCATTTGATTGAG TTATCAACAGATGTAAAGGTTCCTTCAAACTGGGCGAAGGTAAATAGCACGAAGAAAACAATTCGGTATCACCCTCCTGAAGTAGTTACAGAATTGGACAGGTTGTCATTAGCAAAAGAGGAGCTCGGTGTTGCTTGCCGAGCTGCCTGGAATAGCTTTCTTAGGGACTTCAGTAAACACTATGCTGAGTTCCAAGCTGCTGTTCAAGCACTAGCAGCTTTAGATTGTCTGTACTCACTTGCCATTCTTTCAAGAAATAAG GGTTATGTTCGCCCTGTGTTTGTACATGACCAAGAGCCTGTTCAGATACAAATTTGTTCTGGTAGACATCCG GTTTTGGAGACCACCTTACAAGAGAATTTTGTCCCAAATGATACAAACTTGCATGCAGATGGAGAGTATTGTCAGATTGTTACTGGACCCAATATGGGTGGAAAAAGTTGCTATGTTCGCCAGGTGGCTCTGATTGCTATAATGGCTCAG GTTGGTTCCTTCGTACCAGCATCATCAGCAAAACTGCACGTCCTGGATAGTATCTACACCCGAATGGGTGCTTCTGACAGTATTCAAGAAGGGAGAAGCACCTTCCTAGAAGAACTAAGTGAGACTTCACATATTCTTCACTGTTGCACAGAACATTCACTGGTTATCATTGATGAACTTGGGAGAGGAACAAGTACACATGATGGTATGGCCATTGCTCACGCGACATTGCATTATCTTCTGAAGCAAAAACGAAGCATGGTCCTCTTTGTTACTCACTATCCAAAGATCGCCAGCTTGTCAACTGAATTTCCTGGCTCTGTAGCAGCATATCACGTGTCACATCTGACCTCACATGATGCAAGTAAAAATTCTAACTTGGATCATGATGTAACTTATCTGTACAAGCTCGCACCTGGTGTTTCAGAGAGGAGTTTTGGATTTAAGGTTGCCCAGCTTGCACAG ttgCCATCGCATTGCATCAGTCGAGCCCTTGTGATGGCTTCCAAATTAGAAGCACTGGTAGATAGTAGGATGCATAGTAGATCGGGAAAGGAGCTATTATTGGATACGCCGGTGATCAGCCAAGAGCAAGAGCAAGAACAGCTTATGGCTCAACCGCATCATCGTCTTCAAGAGTTTGGTATAGCATACAAAGATTTCTATCTAAACTTAAAAGCTGCAATACAAGATGATGACTGTGCAAAAAGCTTTCAATTGTTGAAACATGCTAGAAGCATTGCAAAGAAATTAATTGGCAGTTGA
- the LOC114191860 gene encoding membrane steroid-binding protein 1-like, giving the protein MSVQLWETLKEAIVVYTGLTPSTFFTVLALILAVYYVVLGVFGAPPERPRPRHVEEEEMPPLRPPVQLGEITAEELKAYDGTDQSKPLLMAIKGQIYDVSQSRMFYGPGGPYALFAGKDASRALAKMSFEEKDLTGDISGPGPFELDALQDWEYKFMSKYVKVGTVKSDVPATESESTAEPSETTSRDIDTAPAVKPNEDGKSETGAVKSEETPSNIDAGKEE; this is encoded by the exons ATGTCTGTGCAACTCTGGGAGACCTTGAAGGAGGCCATAGTGGTCTACACTGGCCTAACTCCTTCCACCTTTTTCACTGTGCTTGCTTTAATTCTGGCCGTTTACTACGTCGTTTTGGGTGTCTTTGGGGCTCCACCGGAGCGCCCCCGGCCCCGCCACGTCGAGGAGGAGGAGATGCCGCCTCTGCGGCCGCCGGTCCAGCTCGGTGAGATCACGGCTGAGGAGCTCAAAGCCTACGACGGCACTGATCAGAGTAAACCCTTGCTTATGGCCATCAAGGGACAGATCTACGATGTCTCCCAGAGCAG AATGTTTTATGGACCTGGTGGACCTTATGCTCTATTTGCTGGAAAGGATGCTAGCAGGGCTCTAGCAAAGATGTCTTTTGAAGAGAAAGATCTGACTGGGGATATTTCTGGCCCTGGCCCATTTGAGCTTGATGCTTTACAAGACTGGGAATATAAGTTCATGAGCAAGTATGTAAAGGTTGGAACTGTTAAAAGTGATGTTCCTGCAACTGAATCAGAGTCCACCGCAGAACCATCAGAAACAACTTCCCGTGATATTGATACTGCTCCTGCCGTCAAGCCCAATGAAGATGGCAAATCAGAAACTGGTGCTGTTAAAAGTGAAGAAACCCCTTCAAACATTGATGCAGGAAAAGAAGAGTGA
- the LOC114189784 gene encoding F-box/LRR-repeat protein At3g48880, with translation MEDNDSNIRRWEDLDIDILVKIFQLLDIFELTSGISRVCSAWRMACCDPLLWKTLDLSMLRSNFIKIPLEPYVYVDERSDRTLTRLLKISLGLSRQSIMTLIFHFNLYVSDEQLTYTAERCPRLKRLVLPAWNRIKKTGMCKAIRCWKELESLTMPSIANPPYILEEISTHCKNFSELKIMGPCDVFFASSLAAFLPNLRVLSLRCSMLFTDVLVLILDSLQNLEVLNISHCVLMEALPAPQHKRIVKEIDVTIRQKASRLREFLTCMDDSCVMCQRTRTDEGLVRWYKYEEGLWKTDEVRSLTL, from the exons ATGGAGGACAACGACTCTAACATAAGGAGATGGGAGGATCTGGACATAGATATTTTGGTGAAGATTTTTCAGTTGCTTGACATTTTTGAGTTGACATCTGGCATCTCTCGTGTTTGTAGTGCATGGCGCATGGCATGCTGTGATCCACTTCTTTGGAAAACACTAGATTTGTCAATGCTAAGATCTAATTTCATCAAGATCCCATTAGAGCCATATGTTTATGTTGATGAACGATCTGATAGGACATTAACGCGATTATTGAAGATCTCCCTGGGTCTCAGCCGGCAGAGTATAATGACTTTGATCTTCCATTTCAATTTGTACGTAAGTGATGAACAGTTGACATACACCGCTGAAAG GTGCCCTCGACTCAAACGGCTTGTTCTGCCAGCTTGGAACAGAATCAAGAAAACAGGAATGTGCAAGGCCATCCGTTGCTGGAAAGAGTTGGAGTCCCTGACAATGCCTAGTATAGCAAATCCACCATATATTTTGGAGGAAATCTCAACCCACTGCAAGAACTTTAGTGAACTCAAGATTATGGGGCCATGTGATGTTTTCTTTGCTTCATCTCTGGCTGCGTTTCTTCCAAACTTGAGAGTCTTGAGCCTTCGATGCTCAATGCTTTTCACGGATGTTCTTGTTCTCATTCTTGACAGCTTACAAAACTTAGAAGTGCTCAATATATCACATTGTGTTCTGATGGAAGCCCTTCCAGCTCCTCAACATAAAAGAATTGTTAAGGAAATTGATGTCACTATTCGTCAGAAGGCTTCTCGGTTACGTGAATTTCTCACATGCATGGATGACAGTTGCGTCATGTGCCAACGAACAAGAACTGATGAAGGGTTGGTTAGGTGGTACAAGTACGAGGAAGGGCTTTGGAAAACAGACGAGGTGAGGTCTCTCACACTTTGA
- the LOC114189483 gene encoding transcription factor LAF1, with protein sequence MGCQPLEKGKPKHKKGLWSPEEDNKLRNYILKHGHGCWSSVPINAGLQRNGKSCRLRWINYLRPGLKRGKFSKQEEETILTLHHMLGNKWSQISQHLPGRTDNEIKNYWHSYLKKKMAKAKEMDSHNQMKYASSSSDTMDSSNSLQNLATQGTQNCNFTKEACQSSLPKLLFAEWLSLDQVNSANSVDSFGLRNGFDQNSTLQEAAIHDMTEVPFGGGYHRCLANISDPEIFNSELKYANQMVENGFIHCVPGVDLMSMSNDAIMYI encoded by the exons ATGGGGTGCCAGCCATTGGAAAAGGGAAAACCAAAACATAAGAAGGGGTTATGGTCACCAGAAGAAGACAATAAGCTCAGAAACTACATCCTTAAACATGGTCATGGCTGTTGGAGTTCTGTTCCCATTAACGCAG GCTTGCAAAGGAATGGAAAGAGTTGCAGACTAAGATGGATAAACTATCTGAGGCCAGGATTAAAGAGAGGGAAGTTCAGCAAACAAGAAGAAGAGACAATCCTCACCCTTCACCACATGCTAGGCAACAA GTGGTCACAGATATCACAGCATTTGCCAGGAAGAACAGATAATGAGATTAAAAACTACTGGCAttcatatttgaaaaagaaaatggccAAAGCTAAGGAAATGGATTCTCACAACCAAATGAAGTATGCTAGTTCAAGCTCAGATACCATGGACTCTTCAAATTCTCTGCAAAATCTTGCAACTCAAGGTACACAGAATTGTAACTTCACCAAAGAGGCTTGTCAAAGCTCCTTACCAAAACTGCTATTTGCTGAGTGGCTTTCATTGGATCAAGTAAACTCTGCAAATTCAGTTGATTCTTTTGGTTTGAGGAATGGATTTGATCAAAATTCAACTCTTCAGGAGGCTGCAATCCATGATATGACAGAGGTACCCTTTGGTGGAGGGTACCATAGATGCTTGGCTAACATTTCAGACCCTGAGATTTTCAATTCAGAGCTGAAGTATGCAAATCAGATGGTGGAAAATGGTTTCATCCATTGTGTGCCTGGAGTTGACTTGATGAGTATGAGCAATGATGCGATAATGTACATATGA